One stretch of Geoalkalibacter ferrihydriticus DSM 17813 DNA includes these proteins:
- a CDS encoding TA system antitoxin ParD family protein: MSTASVRLDQELVDKAAIMAKAFHRTTPKQIEHWAKIGEIMEDNPDLPYEFVRQAIIAKAEKEAGKLEEYSFG, from the coding sequence ATGTCTACAGCTAGTGTACGTCTTGACCAAGAGTTAGTTGATAAGGCCGCCATTATGGCAAAAGCCTTTCACCGTACAACGCCAAAGCAAATTGAGCATTGGGCTAAAATCGGTGAAATTATGGAAGACAACCCCGATCTGCCATATGAGTTTGTTCGGCAGGCTATCATTGCAAAAGCAGAAAAAGAAGCTGGCAAGCTTGAGGAATATAGCTTTGGTTAA
- a CDS encoding HEPN domain-containing protein — protein sequence MLSITLYEKYEELFFKLKAIIGISQERVINDVPDDLFSNNVNFFVKSYLINVCTYLEAYLQDVAFDHANKINNRVKSACVPYNFLYWKVSKEVKEKDLKFSDAEFNIVKKEISEDISGNPYKTIKLFRLLGVDLSIEKQFQYNKDLVNSVVVKRNNIIHHNDSANDISFTDILSYIDVVLVYMKSIEQALANQSETT from the coding sequence ATGCTTAGCATTACTTTATACGAGAAATATGAAGAGCTATTTTTTAAATTGAAAGCAATCATTGGAATTTCTCAAGAAAGAGTAATTAATGACGTTCCGGATGACCTATTTTCAAATAACGTAAACTTCTTTGTTAAATCATATTTGATAAACGTGTGCACCTACCTAGAAGCATACCTACAAGATGTTGCATTCGATCATGCTAATAAAATTAACAATCGTGTGAAGAGTGCCTGTGTTCCGTATAACTTTTTGTATTGGAAAGTTTCAAAAGAAGTTAAAGAAAAGGACCTGAAATTTTCGGATGCTGAATTTAATATTGTTAAAAAGGAAATTTCAGAAGATATCTCAGGTAATCCCTACAAGACGATTAAGCTATTTCGACTTTTAGGAGTCGATTTGTCGATTGAAAAACAGTTTCAATATAACAAGGATCTTGTAAATTCTGTTGTTGTTAAAAGAAACAATATTATTCATCATAATGACAGTGCCAATGATATTTCATTTACGGATATCCTGTCATACATCGACGTGGTTTTGGTTTATATGAAATCAATAGAGCAGGCATTGGCAAATCAATCAGAAACCACATAA
- a CDS encoding sulfite exporter TauE/SafE family protein, producing MIYWILYLATGAFAGVLAGLLGVGGGIVIVPLLTFVFTAQGLVEGYILHIALGTSLASIMFTSISSFRAHHARGAVDWAVVRTISLGILTGTFLGSWVAAQFSSRFLAGFFVLFTYTVATQMLFNARPKPSRTLPGRGGMFGVGNIIGGISSWVGIGGGSLSVPFLAWCNVPIHRAVGTSAAIGFPIAVAGAAGYILNGLWVDGLPAETLGFVHLPALLGIALASVCTAPLGARLAHSLPVGRLKKIFAIFLIIMGTRLLLTLM from the coding sequence ATGATTTATTGGATTCTATACCTGGCGACGGGAGCCTTCGCCGGCGTTTTGGCCGGCCTGCTCGGCGTCGGCGGAGGCATTGTCATCGTGCCGCTGCTGACCTTTGTTTTCACGGCGCAGGGGCTCGTGGAAGGCTATATTCTGCACATTGCGCTGGGAACCTCCCTGGCCAGCATCATGTTCACCTCCATTTCCAGCTTTCGTGCGCATCATGCGCGCGGCGCGGTGGATTGGGCGGTCGTGCGAACCATTTCTCTGGGAATCCTGACGGGCACTTTTTTGGGCAGTTGGGTGGCGGCGCAGTTCAGCAGCCGTTTTCTGGCCGGTTTCTTCGTTCTGTTCACTTACACAGTTGCTACCCAGATGCTTTTCAATGCGCGCCCCAAGCCATCGCGCACTCTGCCCGGTCGGGGAGGAATGTTCGGAGTGGGCAATATCATCGGCGGGATTTCGAGCTGGGTGGGGATCGGCGGGGGGAGTCTCTCAGTGCCTTTTCTCGCCTGGTGCAACGTGCCCATACATCGCGCGGTGGGAACTTCGGCGGCTATCGGTTTTCCCATCGCCGTGGCCGGTGCCGCCGGTTATATTCTCAATGGTCTTTGGGTTGACGGTCTGCCTGCTGAAACCCTTGGATTTGTTCATCTGCCGGCTTTGCTCGGTATTGCCCTGGCCAGCGTTTGCACTGCGCCCCTTGGAGCGCGTCTCGCACACAGTCTGCCGGTAGGGCGCTTGAAGAAAATCTTTGCCATCTTTTTGATTATTATGGGAACACGCTTGCTGCTGACCCTGATGTAG
- a CDS encoding YheU family protein: protein MTREKDFRQVEEGIDVPYAKINPETLRNLIQEFVSRDGADWGDAGCSLEDKVDEVLRQLKTGKARVVFDLKTETANIIVRP, encoded by the coding sequence TTGACCCGGGAAAAAGATTTCAGGCAAGTGGAAGAGGGGATTGATGTTCCCTACGCGAAGATCAACCCGGAAACCCTGCGCAACCTGATCCAGGAATTCGTCAGCAGAGACGGTGCGGACTGGGGCGATGCCGGATGCAGTCTGGAGGACAAGGTCGATGAGGTCCTCCGGCAGCTCAAAACCGGCAAGGCAAGGGTCGTGTTTGATTTGAAGACCGAAACGGCGAATATCATCGTTCGGCCTTAG
- the selB gene encoding selenocysteine-specific translation elongation factor, which translates to MSKSASPSERHVIIGTAGHVDHGKTALIGALTGVETDRLKEEKARGISIDLGFAPFRLPSGLIAGVVDVPGHERFISNMLAGIGGIDLVLLVVDVNEGVMPQTREHLQILDLLQIPKGIVVLTKCDLAEEDWIDIVEEEVREEIAGTFLDQAPVARVSAISKTGLDELVALIESLVRTLPEKDSDGPMRLPIDRHFTLPGFGTVITGTLLSGKVRPGDMVDVLPPGQGVRIREVQVHGKQVNEASAGQRVALNLAGLNRELIRRGAVVATPKVFEQTTCIDARLSLLAGAPRPLRFRDPVHLYLGTARVVGLVALLDRDVLQPGESVIAQIHLDRPLVAHREDRFIVRSYSPMTTIGGGRVLDPRPVKHRRFRADIMAGLKELESGEKSFLLQKLAEQQTSTVKNLEILSGLGRDRVEQNLRTLEEEGLAWQLVDQWATSDAIASWRHRLIDELTRFHEANPLQPGIPHATLKGALPDKVSPKAFQKLLQMVIDDGQLVQKAEWLRLPDWEPRPSPHQAEMLKKLEETYREEGALAKNRKEMMDRLGISAAEADLYFSFLFAEGKLVKLNEESFLHIDTYSQALRLLQEHFAGHQTLTLAQFRDLFGSARKQVQALLEHFDALKYTRRVGDERVAWKLPNQ; encoded by the coding sequence ATGAGTAAATCCGCATCCCCATCCGAGCGCCATGTCATCATCGGCACCGCCGGCCATGTCGACCACGGAAAAACCGCCCTGATCGGCGCTCTGACCGGTGTTGAAACCGACCGCCTCAAGGAAGAAAAAGCCCGCGGCATCTCCATCGACCTGGGCTTTGCCCCTTTTCGTCTGCCCAGCGGCCTGATTGCCGGCGTCGTGGATGTACCGGGCCACGAGCGCTTCATCAGCAACATGCTGGCCGGTATCGGCGGCATCGACCTGGTTTTGCTGGTCGTCGACGTGAACGAAGGGGTCATGCCCCAGACCCGCGAGCACCTGCAAATCCTCGATCTGCTGCAGATACCCAAGGGAATCGTGGTGCTGACCAAATGCGATCTGGCGGAAGAGGACTGGATCGATATCGTTGAAGAGGAAGTGCGTGAAGAAATCGCCGGAACTTTTCTGGACCAAGCCCCGGTGGCCCGGGTTTCTGCGATATCCAAAACGGGGCTTGATGAACTCGTCGCCCTGATTGAAAGTCTGGTTCGCACCCTACCGGAAAAAGACAGCGACGGCCCCATGCGGCTGCCCATCGACCGTCACTTCACCCTGCCCGGCTTCGGTACCGTGATTACCGGCACCCTGCTGTCCGGCAAGGTACGCCCCGGCGACATGGTGGATGTACTGCCCCCCGGCCAGGGAGTGCGGATCCGCGAAGTGCAGGTTCATGGCAAACAGGTGAACGAAGCCAGCGCTGGGCAACGGGTCGCTCTCAACCTTGCGGGACTCAACCGCGAACTCATCCGTCGCGGCGCGGTGGTCGCCACGCCCAAGGTTTTTGAGCAAACCACCTGCATCGACGCACGTCTCAGCCTGTTGGCCGGTGCACCACGGCCCCTGCGTTTTCGTGATCCGGTGCACCTCTATCTGGGCACCGCCCGTGTCGTCGGATTGGTGGCGCTGCTCGACCGCGATGTTTTGCAACCGGGTGAAAGCGTCATCGCCCAGATTCACCTTGACCGCCCTCTGGTCGCCCATCGCGAAGACCGCTTCATCGTTCGTTCGTACAGCCCCATGACCACCATTGGCGGCGGCCGGGTGCTTGATCCTCGGCCAGTCAAACACCGGCGCTTCCGCGCCGACATCATGGCGGGACTCAAGGAACTTGAAAGCGGCGAAAAGTCCTTTCTCTTGCAGAAGCTGGCCGAACAGCAGACCTCTACGGTAAAAAATCTGGAAATTCTTTCCGGCCTCGGCCGCGACCGGGTGGAACAGAATCTGCGAACCCTCGAAGAGGAAGGACTCGCCTGGCAACTGGTCGATCAGTGGGCAACCAGTGACGCCATTGCTTCCTGGCGCCATCGCCTCATTGACGAACTAACCCGCTTTCACGAGGCAAACCCTCTGCAGCCGGGCATTCCTCATGCGACCCTCAAAGGGGCGCTGCCCGACAAGGTTTCCCCCAAAGCCTTTCAAAAACTTTTACAAATGGTGATTGATGACGGTCAGTTGGTGCAGAAAGCCGAGTGGTTGCGTCTGCCCGATTGGGAGCCGCGCCCCTCTCCGCACCAGGCCGAGATGTTGAAAAAGCTTGAGGAAACCTACCGCGAGGAAGGAGCCCTGGCGAAAAACCGCAAGGAAATGATGGATCGTCTCGGCATTTCCGCCGCCGAGGCGGATCTCTATTTTTCTTTTCTGTTTGCCGAGGGGAAACTGGTCAAGCTCAACGAGGAGAGCTTTCTCCATATCGACACCTATTCTCAGGCACTGCGCCTCCTGCAAGAGCATTTTGCCGGCCACCAGACCCTGACCCTGGCGCAGTTTCGCGATCTGTTCGGCAGTGCGCGCAAACAGGTACAGGCGCTGCTCGAACATTTTGACGCTCTTAAATATACGCGCCGCGTCGGCGATGAGCGCGTGGCATGGAAGCTGCCGAACCAATAA
- the selA gene encoding L-seryl-tRNA(Sec) selenium transferase, which translates to MSDHNNALRALPAIDRLLQQPALATLAGRCPAILLKEAAQEAVAEVRRRILNDSSQIPPEVMDEEHIARAAAQRALARLAPNLRQVINATGTLLHTNLGRAPLAPSALSAIDQTARRYSNLELDLSDGRRGHRHTHVEELLCRLTGAEAAAVVNNNAGAVYLALAALAQGKEGIVSRGELVEIGGAFRIPEVMAASGVHLVEVGATNKTHLRDYEGAIGENTGLLLKVHTSNYRIVGFSAEVSGAELAQLGRRHGITVMEDLGSGMLFDLSEYGLPREPTVAEAVAAGIDVVTFSGDKLLGGPQAGILLGRRELIEKIRKHPMARALRMDKLTLAALEATLRLYLDRDAALREIPVLAMLAATAEELRIRTESLAARCARQLGDAATLAVVAATATVGGGALPLTELPGFALALSPRDGSVDQLAARLRRQIPPVIGRIHEDQLLLNLRTLSPEEEDLLLQSLKKAMNLSDE; encoded by the coding sequence ATGTCTGATCACAACAACGCCCTTCGTGCCCTGCCGGCCATAGATCGTCTTCTTCAGCAGCCCGCCCTGGCGACCCTGGCTGGGCGCTGCCCGGCGATCCTGCTCAAGGAAGCCGCCCAGGAAGCAGTTGCGGAAGTGCGCCGCCGCATTCTTAACGATTCGTCGCAAATCCCCCCCGAGGTCATGGACGAGGAACATATCGCGCGCGCGGCCGCGCAGCGTGCCCTGGCGCGCTTGGCCCCGAATCTGCGCCAGGTTATCAACGCCACCGGCACCCTGCTCCACACCAACCTGGGTCGCGCACCCCTGGCCCCCTCGGCCCTGTCGGCCATCGACCAGACGGCCCGCCGATATTCCAATCTCGAACTCGATCTGAGCGACGGTCGGCGCGGCCACCGCCACACGCATGTGGAAGAATTGCTTTGCCGCCTGACCGGCGCCGAGGCGGCCGCGGTCGTCAACAACAATGCCGGCGCGGTCTATCTTGCTCTGGCAGCCCTGGCACAGGGCAAGGAGGGTATCGTCTCGCGCGGCGAACTGGTCGAGATTGGAGGCGCCTTTCGTATCCCCGAAGTCATGGCGGCCAGCGGTGTGCACCTGGTCGAGGTGGGCGCAACCAACAAGACCCATTTGCGCGACTACGAGGGTGCCATCGGCGAAAATACCGGTCTGCTGCTCAAAGTCCACACCAGCAATTACCGCATCGTCGGTTTCAGTGCCGAGGTTTCCGGCGCCGAACTTGCCCAATTGGGCCGCCGCCACGGCATAACCGTCATGGAAGATCTCGGCAGCGGCATGCTCTTCGATCTCTCCGAGTACGGCTTGCCGCGTGAGCCCACGGTAGCTGAAGCCGTAGCGGCCGGCATCGATGTGGTCACCTTCAGCGGTGACAAACTTCTGGGGGGGCCGCAGGCGGGCATTCTTCTGGGTCGTCGTGAATTGATCGAAAAAATCCGCAAGCATCCCATGGCTCGGGCGCTGCGCATGGACAAATTGACCCTGGCGGCATTGGAGGCCACCCTGCGTTTGTACCTCGACCGCGACGCCGCCTTGCGCGAAATCCCGGTCCTCGCCATGCTCGCCGCCACCGCCGAAGAGCTGCGCATCCGCACGGAGAGTCTCGCCGCGCGTTGTGCACGGCAGCTTGGCGATGCAGCAACCCTCGCGGTCGTTGCGGCGACAGCGACGGTCGGCGGCGGCGCCCTGCCCCTGACCGAATTGCCGGGTTTTGCGTTAGCCCTGTCACCACGCGACGGCTCCGTCGACCAGTTGGCCGCGCGCCTGCGTCGCCAGATCCCGCCGGTCATCGGCCGCATTCACGAAGATCAGTTGCTTCTCAATCTGCGCACCCTGAGCCCCGAGGAAGAAGATCTGCTCCTGCAATCCCTGAAGAAGGCTATGAACTTATCTGATGAGTAA
- the selD gene encoding selenide, water dikinase SelD, producing the protein MNHKVRLTSLSRSAGUAAKIGPETLAQVLRQLPQSTDPNLLSAAIPFADAGIYRISDELALVQSVDFFTPVVDDPFVYGQIAAANALSDIYAMGGRPITALNLIGFPLCQLGVETLIAVLQGGADKVAEAGAVIAGGHSVEDDEPKYGLSVTGLVDPRKMVTTVGARAGDLLFLTKPLGTGILTTALKGEILSEADLSEAITGMATLNRRAAEIMLEVGVNACTDITGFGLLGHALELAMASQVCVILQGDALPAYPRALEMAAMGLIPEGSYRNRSHYLPQVLDAARISTPILDLLADPQTSGGLLISVAADKSAALRDKLLSAGCAAFLIGRIAADPSGRLQVD; encoded by the coding sequence ATGAACCACAAAGTTCGGTTGACGAGCTTATCACGCTCAGCGGGTTGAGCGGCCAAAATCGGGCCCGAAACCCTGGCGCAGGTTCTGCGTCAACTGCCACAATCCACCGACCCGAATCTACTGTCGGCCGCCATTCCCTTCGCCGATGCCGGTATCTACCGCATCTCGGACGAACTGGCACTGGTGCAATCAGTGGATTTCTTCACCCCCGTGGTGGACGATCCCTTCGTCTACGGCCAGATTGCCGCGGCCAATGCGCTTTCCGACATCTATGCCATGGGCGGCCGGCCCATCACCGCCCTCAACCTCATCGGCTTTCCTCTCTGTCAACTGGGGGTTGAGACTCTCATCGCGGTTCTGCAAGGCGGGGCCGACAAGGTCGCCGAGGCCGGAGCGGTCATCGCCGGCGGCCATTCGGTCGAGGATGATGAACCCAAGTACGGTCTTTCCGTCACCGGCTTGGTTGATCCGCGCAAAATGGTCACTACGGTCGGGGCGCGCGCCGGAGATCTTCTATTTTTGACCAAACCCCTGGGGACCGGAATTCTCACCACTGCTCTCAAAGGCGAGATTTTAAGCGAAGCGGATCTGAGCGAAGCCATCACCGGCATGGCAACCCTCAACCGGCGCGCCGCCGAGATCATGCTCGAGGTTGGTGTCAACGCCTGCACCGACATCACCGGCTTCGGCCTGCTTGGTCACGCCCTCGAACTGGCCATGGCCAGTCAGGTATGCGTAATCCTGCAAGGCGATGCCCTGCCCGCCTATCCCCGTGCCCTGGAGATGGCCGCCATGGGCCTGATACCCGAGGGCAGTTACCGCAACCGCAGTCACTACCTGCCACAGGTTCTCGACGCCGCCCGGATATCCACGCCAATTCTCGATCTGCTCGCCGACCCGCAAACCTCCGGCGGTCTGCTTATCAGCGTCGCCGCCGACAAATCCGCCGCCCTGCGCGACAAACTCTTATCCGCCGGCTGCGCCGCCTTTCTCATCGGCCGCATTGCCGCCGATCCCAGCGGGCGGCTGCAGGTGGACTGA
- a CDS encoding GIY-YIG nuclease family protein, whose translation MNWQVYIILCSDNSLYTGISTDPERRMAQHLAGTGAKYFRGRTPLRLVYLESGHDRGSAGRREAQIKRLPLTAKRQLIAAAKFPAPQF comes from the coding sequence ATGAACTGGCAAGTCTACATTATTCTTTGCTCGGACAATTCGCTCTACACCGGGATCAGCACCGACCCCGAGCGCCGCATGGCCCAACACCTGGCCGGCACCGGCGCCAAGTATTTTCGCGGGCGCACGCCCCTGCGATTGGTTTATCTGGAGAGCGGTCACGACCGCGGCAGCGCCGGCCGCCGCGAGGCGCAGATCAAGCGTCTGCCGCTGACGGCGAAACGGCAATTGATCGCGGCGGCAAAATTTCCAGCTCCGCAATTCTGA